From Salarias fasciatus chromosome 5, fSalaFa1.1, whole genome shotgun sequence, a single genomic window includes:
- the gmppb gene encoding mannose-1-phosphate guanylyltransferase catalytic subunit beta has translation MKALILVGGYGTRLRPLTLSVPKPLVEFCNKPILLHQVEALVKAGVDHVVLAVSYMSELLEREMRVQEQRLGIRISLSHEKEPLGTAGPLALARELLNVDNEPFFVLNSDVICDFPFKDLLQFHRHHGKEGTIVVTRVEEPSKYGVVVFETDSGRIHRFVEKPQVFVSNKINAGMYIFNPSMLSRIQLRPTSIEKEIFPVMAEEGHLYAMELQGFWMDIGQPKDFLTGMCMYLQSLRQQAPDKLRTGPGFLGNVLVDPTAQIGENCTIGPNVTIGAGVVVEDGVRIKRCTVLKGSRVRSHSWLESCIVGWSSSVGQWVRMENVTVLGEDVIVNDELYLNGANVLPHKSINESVPEPRIIM, from the exons ATGAAGGCTTTGATCCTGGTGGGCGGGTACGGCACCCGCCTGCGCCCGCTCACCCTGAGCGTCCCCAAGCCGCTGGTGGAGTTCTGCAACAAGCCCATCCTGCTGCATCAGGTGGAGGCGCTGGTGAAg gccGGGGTGGACCATGTGGTTCTGGCTGTGAGCTACAtgtcagagctgctggagagagagatgagagtcCAGGAGCAAAGA CTGGGGATTCGTATCTCTCTTTCTCATGAGAAGGAACCTCTGGGAACCG cGGGTCCGCTGGCGTTGGCTCGAGAGCTGCTGAACGTCGACAACGAGCCGTTCTTCGTCCTCAACTCAGACGTCATCTGTGACTTTCCCTTCAAAGACCTGCTGCAGTTCCACCGCCACCACGGGAAGGAGGGAACCATCGTg GTGACGCGGGTGGAGGAGCCCTCCAAGTACGGCGTGGTAGTGTTCGAGACGGACAGCGGGCGCATCCACCGCTTCGTGGAGAAGCCGCAGGTCTTCGTCTCCAACAAGATCAACGCCGGCATGTACATCTTCAATCCCAGCATGCTCAGCAGGATCCAG CTCAGACCGACGTCCATAGAGAAGGAAATATTTCCCGTCATGGCCGAGGAGGGGCATCTGTACGCCATGGAGCTGCAGG gtttctGGATGGACATCGGGCAGCCTAAAGACTTCCTGACTGGGATGTGCATGTACCTCCAGTCTCTGAGACAACAGGCTCCCGACAAGCTGCGCACCGGGCCCGGTTTCCTCGGCAACGTCCTGGTG GATCCCACCGCTCAGATCGGAGAGAACTGCACCATCGGTCCCAACGTGACCATCGGAGCCGGCGTGGTGGTGGAGGACGGCGTGAGGATAAAACGCTGCACGGTGCTGAAAGGGTCCCGGGTTCGATCCCACTCCTGGCTGGAGAGCTGCATCGTGGGATGGAGTTCATCGGTGGGCCAGTGG GTGCGGATGGAGAACGTGACGGTGCTGGGCGAAGACGTGATCGTGAACGACGAGCTTTACCTGAACGGGGCCAACGTGCTGCCGCACAAATCCATCAACGAGTCGGTGCCGGAGCCGCGAATCATCATGTAG